Proteins found in one Palaeococcus ferrophilus DSM 13482 genomic segment:
- a CDS encoding nucleotidyltransferase domain-containing protein, with protein sequence MPPQKHLEVLRRLYERLSQSDVTWAVTGSLGFALQGVPVEVHDIDIQTDGEGAYEIERLFSEFVVEPVRFKESERIRSHFGALMIDGVKVEIMGEVQKRVNDEWEEPVDVKRYRRFVEVEGMKIPVLDLEYEYRAYLKLGRMEKAEILRRFLGNGKE encoded by the coding sequence ATGCCCCCTCAAAAGCACCTCGAAGTCCTCCGCAGGCTCTATGAAAGGTTAAGCCAAAGCGACGTCACATGGGCGGTTACCGGGAGCCTCGGCTTTGCACTCCAGGGCGTTCCCGTTGAGGTTCATGACATTGACATCCAGACTGACGGGGAAGGGGCATACGAAATCGAGAGGCTCTTTTCGGAGTTCGTGGTCGAGCCCGTCAGGTTCAAGGAGAGCGAGAGAATCCGCTCGCACTTCGGAGCGCTGATGATTGATGGGGTTAAGGTTGAGATAATGGGCGAGGTACAGAAGAGGGTGAACGATGAGTGGGAGGAGCCGGTGGACGTAAAGAGGTACAGGCGCTTCGTGGAAGTCGAGGGCATGAAAATTCCCGTTCTCGACTTGGAGTACGAGTATAGGGCCTATCTAAAGCTTGGGAGGATGGAGAAGGCGGAGATACTGAGGAGGTTTTTAGGTAATGGGAAAGAGTAG